One genomic region from Panthera tigris isolate Pti1 chromosome D1, P.tigris_Pti1_mat1.1, whole genome shotgun sequence encodes:
- the LOC102963141 gene encoding putative olfactory receptor 10D4, giving the protein MRNHTTVTEFILLGIPETEGLETVLFFLFLSLYLCTLLGNVLILTATISSSRLHTPMYFFLGNLSMFDLGFSSTTVPKMLLYLSGQSQGISFQGCVSQVFFYHFLGCTECFLYTVMACDRFVAICYPLRYMVIMNRRVCSILATGTWTGGCVHAIILTSLTFQLPYCDSNQVGYYSCDIPAVLPLACGDIALAQRVGFTNVGLLSLFCFFLILVSYTRIGISVSKIRSAEGRQRAFSTCSAHLTAILCAYGPVIIIYLQPNPSALLGTIVQIVNNLVTPTLNPLIYSLRNKDVKSALWNIFHKRGFSVKNK; this is encoded by the coding sequence atgagaaatcacaCAACAGTAACTGAATTCATCCTGCTTGGAATCCCGGAGACAGAGGGCCtagagactgtcctttttttccttttcttgtcattATATTTGTGTACTCTCTTGGGAAATGTGCTCATCCTCACAGCTACCATCTCCTCCTCTCGGCTGCACACTCCTATGTATTTTTTCTTGGGAAATCTCTCCATGTTTGACCTGGGCTTCTCTTCAACCACGGTTCCCAAGATGCTGTTATACCTTTCAGGGCAGAGTCAGGGTATCTCTTTTCAGGGGTGTGTGTCCCAGGTCTTCTTCTACCACTTCCTGGGCTGCACCGAGTGTTTCCTGTACACAGTGATGGCCTGTGACCGCTTTGTTGCCATATGTTATCCTTTGAGATACATGGTCATCATGAACCGCAGGGTGTGTTCCATCTTGGCCACAGGGACCTGGACGGGTGGCTGTGTTCACGCCATTATTCTAACCTCCCTCACCTTCCAGTTGCCCTACTGTGACTCTAACCAGGTGGGCTACTACTCCTGTGATATACCTGCCGTCTTACCTCTGGCCTGTGGTGATATAGCTCTAGCCCAGAGGGTTGGTTTTACAAATGTTggtcttttgtctctcttttgcttttttctcatcCTTGTTTCTTACACTCGCATTGGGATCTCCGTATCAAAAATTCGCTCAGCAGAGGGCAGGCAAAGAGCCTTCTCCACCTGCAGTGCCCACCTCACTGCAATTCTTTGTGCTTATGGACCGGTAATCATCATCTACCTACAGCCCAATCCCAGCGCCTTGCTTGGCACAATAGTTCAGATAGTGAACAATCTTGTTACCCCCACGCTGAACCCACTAATCTACAGCCTGAGGAATAAGGATGTAAAATCAGCCCTTTGGAATATATTTCACAAGAGAGGCTTCtctgtgaagaataaatga
- the LOC102951997 gene encoding olfactory receptor 148-like — protein MRNHTEFHEFILLGIPQTEGLETVLFVIFSFAYLFTLLGNLLILTAIVSSSTLHSPMYFFLGRLSIFNTLFPSITCPKMLYYLSGQSQALSYKGCAAQLFFYHFLGSSEGCLYSVMAYDRFVAICHPLRYMLTMRSGVCVSLVMAAWLADCLHATILTSFTFRFTYCGSNRVEYFFCDIPAVLPLACTDSSLAQKVGSTNVGFLALMLWFSVCISYTRIGIAILRIRSAEGGQKAFSTCSAHLTAILCAYGPVIIIYLQPSPNPLLGAVVQILNNIVSPMLNSLIDSLRNREVKRSLRRVFYNAVFISLA, from the coding sequence ATGAGGAATCACACAGAGTTCCATGAGTTTATTCTACTGGGAATACCTCAGACAGAGGGACTGGAGACTGTGCTATTTGTCATCTTCTCATTTGCTTACCTCTTCACCCTGCTTGGCAATTTACTCATCCTTACAGCAATTGTTTCTTCCTCTACCCTTCACTCCCCCATGTATTTCTTTCTGGGACGCCTATCTATTTTCAACACGTTGTTCCCATCTATAACCTGTCCCAAGATGCTATATTATCTCTCTGGCCAGAGCCAAGCCCTTTCTTATAAGGGCTGTGCTGCACAGCTCTTCTTCTACCATTTCCTGGGGTCTAGCGAAGGTTGTCTCTATTctgtgatggcctatgaccgctttgtggccatctgtcacccACTGAGGTATATGCTCACTATGAGATCTGGGGTCTGTGTCAGCTTAGTCATGGCAGCCTGGCTGGCGGATTGTCTCCACGCCACCATCCTGACCTCCTTCACCTTTCGGTTCACCTACTGTGGCTCCAACCGGGTGGAGTACTTCTTCTGTGACATTCCTGCTGTCTTACCCCTGGCTTGTACTGACAGCTCCCTGGCCCAGAAAGTGGGCTCCACTAATGTTGGGTTTCTGGCTTTAATGCTTTGGTTCAGTGTCTGTATCTCCTACACACGCATTGGGATTGCCATTCTGAGAATCCGATCAGCAGAGGGCGGGCAGAAAGCTTTCTCTACCTGCAGTGCCCACCTCACTGCAATCCTCTGTGCCTATGGACCTGTAATCATCATCTACCTGCAGCCCTCACCCAACCCCTTGCTTGGTGCTGTGgtgcaaatattaaataatattgtcTCACCTATGCTGAACTCGTTAATCGATTCCTTAAGAAACAGGGAAGTGAAAAGATCCCTGAGAAGAGTGTTCTACAATGCAGTATTTATTTCTCTGGCATAA